A window of the Nitrosococcus wardiae genome harbors these coding sequences:
- the grpE gene encoding nucleotide exchange factor GrpE, with amino-acid sequence MANEEKTTPDTHSATEQSEISVESEAPSEGGEQAQEAAPETAEMEDIQRLLEDARTKADEHWNELLRARAELENQRRRHERELEKARKYALEKFAQELLPVKDSLEMGLAAAQAEDADVAALREGTELILKMFDEVAARFGIETVDPQGEAFNPEFHQAISTQENDEVAPNTVLIVVRKGYVLNGRLLRPAMVVVSKPSEQIPPGVDTQA; translated from the coding sequence ATGGCCAACGAAGAGAAAACTACTCCGGACACCCACAGTGCAACCGAACAGTCGGAAATTTCTGTAGAATCCGAGGCGCCAAGCGAAGGTGGTGAACAGGCCCAGGAAGCGGCACCGGAAACTGCCGAGATGGAAGATATACAACGGCTTTTGGAGGATGCTCGCACCAAGGCAGATGAGCATTGGAACGAGTTGCTCCGAGCACGAGCCGAGTTGGAGAACCAGCGCCGACGTCATGAGCGGGAATTAGAGAAGGCCCGCAAGTATGCTTTGGAGAAATTTGCCCAGGAGTTGTTGCCGGTTAAGGACAGCTTAGAGATGGGGCTGGCGGCGGCTCAGGCTGAAGATGCCGATGTAGCTGCTTTGCGAGAGGGTACCGAATTGATCCTCAAAATGTTTGATGAAGTCGCAGCCCGATTTGGCATTGAAACCGTGGACCCTCAAGGCGAAGCCTTTAATCCTGAATTCCACCAGGCCATATCTACCCAGGAGAACGACGAAGTTGCGCCTAACACCGTCCTGATCGTTGTTCGCAAGGGTTATGTTTTAAACGGCCGCCTGCTACGCCCAGCCATGGTGGTCGTCTCTAAGCCAAGCGAGCAAATCCCGCCTGGGGTGGATACCCAGGCTTGA
- the dnaK gene encoding molecular chaperone DnaK: MGKIIGIDLGTTNSCVAIMEGNKTRVIENAEGDRTTPSVVAFTKEGETLVGQSAKRQAITNPQNTLYAIKRLIGRRFDEDVVQRDIKMVSYKIVKADNGDAWVEAMDKKMAPPEISANVLRKMKKTAEDYLGEEVTEAVITVPAYFNDSQRQATKDAGRIAGLEVKRIINEPTAAALAYGLDKQRGDQKIAVYDLGGGTFDISIIEIAEVEGEHQFEVLSTNGDTFLGGEDFDKRLIDYIAEEFKKEQGIDLRGDPLAMQRLKDAAEKAKIELSSSHQTDVNLPYVTADASGPKHLNIRITRAKLEALVEDLIARTIEPCKIAIQDAGLSASEIDEVILVGGQTRTPKVQEAVKEFFGKEPRKDVNPDEAVAVGAAIQAGVLAGEVKEVLLLDVTPLSLGIETLGGVMTKLIEKNTTIPTRKTQVFSTADDNQTAVTVHVLQGERERAADNKSLGRFDLVGIPPAPRGMPQIEVTFDIDANGILNVSAKDKATGKEQSIVIKASSGLSEDEIENMVKDAEAHVEEDRKFRELINVRNQGDNLIHATEKSMEELGDKLEADEKSRIEKAIEELKTAMKVDDKAAIEARIKELTDASAKMAERIYGQQAEEPKEAKGEESKAAEEGVVDAEFEEVKEDKK; encoded by the coding sequence ATGGGAAAGATTATTGGCATTGACTTGGGGACCACCAATTCTTGCGTGGCTATCATGGAAGGGAATAAGACCCGCGTGATCGAGAATGCTGAGGGTGATCGCACCACCCCGTCTGTGGTGGCGTTTACCAAAGAAGGTGAAACATTGGTGGGCCAATCTGCTAAACGGCAAGCGATCACCAATCCTCAAAACACCCTGTATGCAATTAAGCGTCTTATTGGGCGCCGCTTTGATGAGGACGTGGTCCAGCGGGACATTAAAATGGTGTCCTATAAAATTGTAAAGGCCGATAATGGGGATGCCTGGGTGGAGGCGATGGATAAAAAAATGGCCCCGCCGGAAATTTCAGCGAACGTGCTCCGCAAAATGAAGAAAACGGCGGAGGATTACCTAGGCGAAGAAGTGACCGAGGCGGTCATCACGGTGCCGGCTTATTTTAACGATTCCCAGCGCCAGGCTACTAAGGATGCAGGCCGGATAGCAGGGCTTGAAGTGAAGCGTATTATCAATGAGCCTACGGCGGCAGCTTTGGCCTACGGCCTAGACAAGCAACGAGGCGATCAAAAGATTGCGGTCTACGATCTGGGCGGTGGTACCTTTGATATTTCTATTATTGAAATCGCAGAGGTGGAGGGAGAGCACCAGTTTGAGGTGTTATCCACCAATGGCGATACCTTCCTCGGCGGCGAAGATTTCGACAAGCGACTTATTGACTATATCGCCGAAGAGTTTAAAAAAGAGCAAGGTATCGACTTGCGCGGTGATCCTTTAGCGATGCAGCGCCTTAAAGATGCGGCGGAGAAGGCCAAGATTGAGCTTTCCTCTAGCCACCAGACAGACGTTAATTTACCCTATGTGACGGCGGATGCTTCGGGTCCTAAGCATCTTAATATTCGGATCACTCGGGCTAAGCTGGAAGCTTTGGTGGAAGATTTGATTGCTCGCACTATTGAGCCTTGTAAGATTGCTATCCAGGATGCGGGGCTTAGTGCCTCTGAAATCGACGAAGTTATCTTGGTAGGTGGGCAAACCCGTACGCCTAAAGTTCAGGAAGCGGTCAAAGAATTCTTTGGCAAGGAGCCCCGTAAAGATGTGAATCCGGATGAAGCCGTCGCCGTGGGTGCTGCCATTCAGGCTGGAGTCCTGGCTGGTGAGGTTAAAGAGGTACTGCTGCTAGATGTGACGCCCCTGTCCCTAGGGATTGAGACCTTGGGGGGAGTCATGACTAAGTTGATTGAGAAAAACACCACCATTCCTACCCGCAAAACGCAGGTCTTTTCCACCGCCGACGACAATCAAACGGCAGTCACCGTTCACGTTCTCCAGGGGGAGCGGGAGCGAGCGGCGGACAATAAGTCCTTAGGTCGCTTTGATTTGGTCGGTATCCCCCCGGCGCCTCGGGGTATGCCTCAAATCGAGGTCACCTTTGACATCGATGCCAATGGCATCTTGAATGTCTCCGCTAAAGATAAGGCAACGGGCAAGGAACAGTCTATTGTCATTAAGGCCTCTAGCGGGCTATCGGAAGATGAGATCGAAAATATGGTCAAGGACGCCGAGGCCCATGTCGAGGAAGATCGCAAGTTCCGGGAGCTGATCAATGTGCGCAATCAGGGTGATAACTTGATTCATGCGACGGAAAAGTCCATGGAAGAGTTGGGCGATAAGCTTGAGGCCGATGAGAAGAGCAGAATTGAGAAAGCGATTGAAGAACTCAAGACTGCCATGAAGGTCGATGATAAGGCGGCTATTGAAGCCCGGATCAAGGAGTTGACGGATGCTTCTGCTAAAATGGCCGAACGCATTTATGGGCAACAAGCTGAAGAGCCCAAAGAAGCCAAAGGGGAAGAAAGCAAGGCCGCCGAAGAAGGGGTCGTGGATGCTGAGTTTGAG